The Enterobacter asburiae genome window below encodes:
- a CDS encoding beta-galactosidase, which produces MSTTSPLTLSAILARRDWENPGVTQWNRLASHAPLHSWRNESSAREDAGSASRNVLNGLWRFSYFTAPERVPQAWVTEDCADAVAMPVPSNWQMQGFDTPIYTNVTYPIPVNPPFVPQENPTGCYSLTFEVDDAWLQSGQTRIIFDGVNSAFHLWCNGQWMGYSQDSRLPAEFDLSGALRPGQNRLAVMVLRWCDGSYLEDQDMWRMSGIFRDVTLLHKPETQIADYHVVTDLNAELDRALLKVDVTLAGAGFADCEVAFTLWRNGEKCASVSRRPGSAIVDERGSWAERLTAALPVDQPALWSAETPELYRLTIALLNPQGEVLEVEACDVGFRRVDISNGLLKLNGKPLLIRGVNRHEHHPENGQVMDEATMRRDIEIMKQHNFNAVRCSHYPNHPLWYRLCDRYGLYVVDEANIETHGMVPMSRLADDPRWLPAMSERVTRMVQRDRNHPSIIIWSLGNESGHGANHDALYRWLKTTDPTRPVQYEGGGANTAATDIVCPMYARVDRDQPFPAVPKWSIKKWIGMPDETRPLILCEYAHAMGNSFGGFAKYWEAFRSHPRLQGGFVWDWVDQALTKRDNDGNTFWAYGGDFGDKPNDRQFCLNGLVFPDRTPHPALYEAQRAQQFFTFTRVSTSPLVIEVQSGYLFRHTDNEVLNWTVARDGEVLAAGEVTLAMAPEGNQRLEIDLPALKAGPGEVWLNVEVRQPRATPWSPADHRCAWEQWPLPAPLFIAPPAPAGEPPVLTQSDLHLEIVHRQQRWQFDRATGNLSQWWRNGVETLLSPLTDNVSRAPLDNDIGVSEATQIDPNAWVERWKAAGMYDLTSRVLHCEAQQHAGDVVVTTQHVLEYRGKALFMSRKVWRVDDMGVLHGDIQIDVASDIPEPARLGLRVHLAETPENVHWLGLGPHENYPDRKLAAQQGRWTLPLEAMHTPYIFPTENGLRCDTRELVVGTHQLNGRFHFSVSRYSQQQLRETTHHHLLREEPGCWLNLDAFHMGVGGDDSWSPSVSPEFILQTRQLRYTFSWQQNP; this is translated from the coding sequence ATGTCCACCACTTCACCGCTGACCCTCAGCGCCATTCTGGCCCGTCGGGACTGGGAAAATCCGGGCGTCACCCAGTGGAACCGCCTGGCCTCACACGCGCCGTTGCACAGCTGGCGCAATGAGTCCTCGGCAAGAGAGGACGCCGGATCCGCCAGCAGGAACGTTCTCAACGGGCTATGGCGGTTTAGCTACTTTACCGCGCCGGAGCGGGTTCCTCAGGCATGGGTAACCGAAGATTGCGCGGATGCCGTTGCGATGCCCGTGCCGTCTAACTGGCAGATGCAGGGTTTCGACACGCCGATCTATACCAATGTCACCTATCCTATCCCCGTTAACCCGCCTTTCGTGCCGCAGGAAAACCCGACCGGTTGTTACTCGCTCACATTTGAGGTGGATGACGCCTGGCTTCAGAGCGGCCAGACCCGCATCATCTTCGACGGCGTGAACTCGGCGTTCCATCTCTGGTGCAACGGTCAGTGGATGGGCTATTCCCAGGACAGCCGGTTGCCCGCCGAATTTGACCTCTCAGGGGCATTACGCCCCGGGCAGAACCGCCTTGCGGTCATGGTATTGCGCTGGTGCGACGGCAGCTATCTGGAAGATCAGGACATGTGGCGCATGAGCGGCATCTTCCGCGATGTGACCTTGCTGCATAAACCCGAGACGCAGATTGCCGATTATCACGTCGTGACGGATCTGAATGCGGAGCTGGACCGCGCGTTGCTGAAGGTTGATGTCACGCTGGCAGGCGCTGGCTTTGCGGACTGCGAGGTGGCCTTTACCCTGTGGCGCAATGGGGAAAAATGCGCCAGCGTCTCCCGGCGTCCAGGATCTGCCATCGTCGACGAGCGCGGCAGCTGGGCAGAGCGCTTAACGGCGGCGCTCCCCGTTGACCAGCCCGCGCTCTGGAGCGCTGAAACGCCGGAGCTGTATCGCCTGACGATTGCGCTTCTTAACCCGCAGGGTGAGGTGCTGGAGGTTGAGGCGTGCGACGTGGGCTTCCGCCGCGTTGACATCAGCAATGGGCTGCTGAAGCTCAACGGTAAACCGCTGCTGATCCGCGGGGTTAACCGGCACGAGCATCACCCGGAAAACGGGCAGGTGATGGACGAAGCGACCATGCGCCGCGATATCGAAATCATGAAGCAGCACAACTTCAACGCCGTGCGCTGCTCGCACTACCCTAACCATCCGCTGTGGTATCGGCTTTGCGACCGATACGGGCTGTACGTCGTTGATGAAGCCAATATCGAAACGCACGGCATGGTGCCGATGAGCCGCCTTGCTGACGATCCGCGCTGGCTGCCCGCCATGAGCGAGCGCGTGACCCGCATGGTGCAGCGCGATCGTAATCACCCATCGATTATCATCTGGTCGCTGGGCAATGAGTCGGGCCACGGCGCGAATCACGATGCGCTGTACCGCTGGCTGAAAACCACCGATCCTACGCGTCCGGTGCAGTATGAAGGCGGCGGCGCGAACACGGCGGCGACCGATATTGTCTGTCCGATGTACGCCCGGGTCGATCGGGATCAGCCCTTCCCGGCGGTGCCTAAATGGTCAATCAAGAAATGGATCGGCATGCCGGACGAAACGCGCCCGCTGATCCTCTGCGAATACGCTCACGCGATGGGAAATAGCTTCGGCGGGTTTGCGAAATACTGGGAAGCGTTTCGCAGCCATCCTCGCCTGCAGGGCGGGTTTGTCTGGGACTGGGTCGATCAGGCCCTGACGAAACGGGACAACGATGGCAATACGTTCTGGGCCTACGGCGGAGATTTTGGCGATAAGCCGAACGATCGGCAGTTTTGTCTTAACGGGCTGGTGTTCCCCGATCGCACGCCGCACCCGGCGCTGTACGAGGCGCAGCGCGCCCAGCAGTTCTTTACCTTTACGCGGGTCAGCACCTCTCCGCTGGTGATTGAGGTGCAAAGCGGCTACCTGTTCCGCCACACCGATAACGAAGTGCTGAACTGGACGGTTGCCCGGGACGGGGAAGTGCTGGCCGCGGGCGAGGTGACGCTGGCGATGGCGCCTGAAGGCAACCAGCGTCTGGAGATTGACCTGCCGGCGCTGAAAGCCGGGCCGGGTGAGGTCTGGCTGAACGTTGAGGTACGCCAGCCGCGGGCAACGCCGTGGTCTCCGGCTGACCATCGCTGCGCGTGGGAGCAGTGGCCGCTTCCGGCTCCCCTCTTTATTGCTCCGCCAGCCCCGGCGGGCGAGCCGCCGGTGTTAACGCAAAGCGATCTCCACCTGGAGATCGTCCATCGTCAACAGCGCTGGCAGTTCGATCGCGCAACCGGAAACCTGTCCCAATGGTGGCGAAACGGCGTTGAAACGCTCCTTTCACCTCTGACGGATAACGTCAGCCGCGCGCCGCTGGATAACGACATTGGCGTGAGTGAAGCGACGCAGATCGATCCGAACGCCTGGGTTGAACGCTGGAAAGCGGCGGGCATGTACGATCTCACCTCGCGCGTTCTGCACTGTGAGGCACAGCAGCACGCAGGCGACGTGGTGGTCACAACCCAGCACGTGCTTGAGTATCGCGGCAAAGCCCTGTTCATGAGCCGTAAAGTCTGGCGGGTGGACGATATGGGCGTTCTGCATGGTGACATTCAGATTGATGTTGCGTCTGATATCCCTGAGCCCGCGCGCCTTGGCCTGAGGGTTCATCTCGCCGAAACGCCGGAAAACGTTCACTGGCTGGGTCTGGGGCCGCATGAAAACTACCCGGACAGAAAGCTGGCGGCGCAGCAGGGGCGCTGGACGTTACCTCTCGAGGCCATGCACACGCCGTATATCTTCCCGACGGAAAATGGTTTGCGCTGCGATACCCGGGAACTTGTGGTGGGAACGCATCAGCTGAACGGCCGTTTCCATTTCTCGGTGAGCCGCTATAGCCAGCAGCAGCTGCGTGAGACCACCCATCATCACCTGCTGCGGGAAGAGCCGGGATGCTGGCTCAACCTCGATGCGTTCCATATGGGCGTGGGTGGCGACGACTCCTGGAGCCCCAGCGTCTCGCCGGAGTTCATCCTGCAGACACGTCAGCTTCGCTATACCTTCAGCTGGCAGCAGAACCCTTAG
- a CDS encoding nickel/cobalt efflux protein RcnA has protein sequence MTDFASLLQQGNAWLFVPSAILLGALHGLEPGHSKTMMAAFIVAIRGTLKQAVLLGLAATLSHTAVVWLVAMAGLWFGRGWDAHTSEPWFQLISGVLIVAIALWMAWRTWKESQPHDHHHHDHDHHHDHHDHDHDHDHHHDHHHHEHSLVEEEWQDAHQRAHAQDINRRFSGQNVTTGQIVMFGLTGGLIPCPASITVLLICLQLKHFALGAMLVFSFSIGLALTLVASGAIAALSLRHATKRWPGFSELSRKAPWISAALITVVGIYMSLHGLSGILA, from the coding sequence ATGACCGATTTTGCTTCACTCCTTCAGCAGGGCAATGCCTGGCTGTTTGTTCCCAGCGCTATCCTGCTCGGTGCGCTACATGGCCTGGAGCCGGGCCATTCAAAAACAATGATGGCCGCCTTTATTGTGGCCATCCGCGGCACGCTGAAACAGGCGGTGCTGCTCGGCCTGGCGGCCACGCTCTCCCATACGGCGGTGGTCTGGCTCGTTGCGATGGCGGGATTATGGTTTGGTCGGGGCTGGGATGCACACACGTCCGAACCCTGGTTCCAGCTGATCTCCGGGGTGCTGATCGTTGCGATCGCCCTGTGGATGGCGTGGCGAACCTGGAAAGAGAGCCAGCCGCACGATCATCATCATCACGACCATGATCACCACCACGACCACCATGACCATGACCATGACCATGACCACCATCATGATCATCATCACCACGAACACTCGCTGGTTGAAGAAGAGTGGCAGGACGCCCACCAGCGCGCTCACGCGCAGGATATTAACCGGCGCTTCAGCGGTCAAAATGTCACCACCGGACAGATCGTAATGTTTGGCCTGACCGGCGGGCTTATCCCCTGTCCGGCGTCCATCACCGTGCTGCTGATCTGCCTGCAGCTGAAGCATTTCGCCCTCGGCGCGATGCTGGTGTTCAGCTTCAGTATTGGTCTGGCGTTAACGCTGGTCGCTTCCGGCGCGATTGCCGCCTTAAGCCTCAGGCACGCGACCAAACGCTGGCCCGGGTTTAGCGAATTATCCCGTAAAGCGCCGTGGATCTCCGCTGCGCTGATTACCGTAGTAGGGATTTACATGAGCCTGCATGGCCTGAGCGGCATTCTGGCGTAA
- a CDS encoding metal-sensing transcriptional repressor produces the protein MSHTVRDKKMLLTRLKKIQGQSTALEKMLNSDHECAEVLQQLAAIRGAVNGMMMQVIEGHLTDHVVKEPEEAQREADLDVVLRVMKSYLK, from the coding sequence ATGTCACATACCGTTCGCGACAAGAAGATGTTACTGACTCGCCTGAAGAAAATTCAGGGGCAGAGCACCGCGCTGGAAAAAATGCTCAACAGCGATCACGAATGCGCCGAAGTGTTACAGCAGCTGGCGGCGATCCGTGGAGCGGTCAATGGCATGATGATGCAGGTGATCGAAGGGCATTTAACCGATCATGTGGTGAAAGAGCCTGAAGAAGCGCAGCGTGAAGCCGATCTTGACGTGGTGTTGCGGGTGATGAAATCCTATCTTAAGTAG
- a CDS encoding EAL domain-containing protein translates to MKTRHLVSLVTGVLIFSVLVPICLSIWLAHRQAEDKFADALDNYASRVLVRTDRVVDQAKEALDHLQAFEGVPCSPLQLREMRRVAFSWRYVQEVIYIDNLRPLCSSLEQTSHASPFPPPMRITEDGYSAWLTTQNDLGFNRYMTVLGKGHYLVMIDPASLVDVIPFGEIAIDAALVGSATHRIFASSSKLDSHIRDMVQERGVKSVQYNGSMYVMKSVPELGFTVVAWATLKPLAETWHRQLLFWLPFGMLISLLAALFVLRILRRIQSPRNRLLDAINSRDFVVHYQPIVALCSGKIVGAEALTRWPQPDGSCLSPDIFVPLAEQTGLISQLTQLVIEKVFEDMGHWLQRYPDQHISINLAPADLTSGILPPLLSQLLNKWQIHPRQIALELTERGFADPKISAPAIAAFRRSGHPVYIDDFGTGYSSLSYLQDLDVDTLKIDKSFVDALEYPNVTPHIIEIAKSLKLAMVAEGVETAGQLAWLHRHGVQYGQGWFYSKALPKTEFILWAENNLGTHAT, encoded by the coding sequence ATGAAAACCCGACATCTGGTCAGTCTGGTGACTGGCGTACTTATCTTTTCTGTGCTGGTCCCCATTTGCCTGAGCATCTGGCTGGCCCACCGCCAGGCGGAAGATAAATTTGCCGATGCGCTGGATAACTATGCCTCCCGCGTGCTGGTACGCACCGACAGGGTTGTGGATCAGGCAAAAGAAGCGCTCGATCACCTGCAGGCCTTTGAGGGAGTGCCGTGTAGCCCCTTGCAATTGAGGGAAATGCGCCGGGTCGCTTTCTCGTGGCGATATGTCCAGGAAGTGATTTATATCGACAACCTTCGACCGCTCTGCTCCTCCCTGGAGCAAACCAGTCATGCGTCCCCTTTCCCTCCTCCGATGCGCATTACCGAAGATGGTTACAGCGCGTGGCTGACCACGCAAAACGATCTTGGGTTTAACCGCTACATGACGGTGCTGGGAAAAGGCCACTACCTTGTCATGATCGATCCTGCCTCGCTGGTGGACGTGATCCCTTTCGGCGAGATAGCGATTGATGCCGCCCTGGTAGGAAGCGCAACGCACCGCATATTCGCCAGCAGCAGCAAGCTCGACTCTCACATCCGCGACATGGTTCAGGAGCGGGGTGTGAAAAGCGTGCAGTACAACGGTTCAATGTACGTCATGAAGTCTGTACCTGAGCTTGGATTTACCGTCGTCGCATGGGCAACGCTCAAACCGCTCGCTGAAACCTGGCACCGGCAGCTTCTTTTCTGGTTACCGTTCGGCATGTTGATAAGCCTGCTCGCCGCACTGTTTGTCCTGCGGATCCTGCGGCGTATCCAGTCGCCGCGCAATCGCCTGCTTGACGCCATTAACAGCCGGGATTTTGTAGTCCACTATCAGCCCATCGTGGCGCTCTGTAGCGGAAAAATTGTGGGCGCCGAGGCGCTGACGCGCTGGCCCCAGCCGGACGGAAGCTGCCTCTCGCCGGATATTTTTGTCCCCCTTGCCGAGCAAACGGGGCTCATCTCGCAGCTGACTCAGCTCGTCATCGAAAAGGTGTTTGAAGATATGGGCCACTGGCTGCAACGCTATCCGGATCAGCATATCTCCATCAACCTCGCGCCTGCCGATTTAACCTCCGGCATCCTGCCGCCTCTGCTGAGTCAGCTCCTGAATAAGTGGCAAATCCATCCCCGACAAATCGCCCTTGAGCTCACCGAGCGGGGCTTTGCCGATCCCAAAATTAGCGCACCGGCTATCGCCGCATTCCGTCGTTCGGGCCACCCTGTCTATATTGATGATTTTGGCACGGGCTATTCCAGCCTGAGCTATCTGCAGGATCTGGATGTCGACACGCTAAAAATTGATAAATCGTTCGTGGATGCGCTGGAGTATCCAAACGTGACGCCGCACATCATTGAAATAGCCAAGTCGCTGAAGCTGGCGATGGTAGCGGAGGGCGTCGAAACCGCAGGGCAACTCGCCTGGCTGCACCGCCACGGCGTGCAGTACGGTCAGGGATGGTTTTACAGTAAAGCGCTGCCAAAGACGGAATTTATTCTTTGGGCAGAAAATAACCTCGGCACGCACGCTACTTAA
- a CDS encoding type B 50S ribosomal protein L31 produces MKPDIHPAYRTVVFHDTSANEYFKVGSTIKTDREIELDGETYPYITIEVSSKSHPFYTGKQKTFSTDGSAARFRKRFGGFLNAKRG; encoded by the coding sequence ATGAAACCCGATATCCACCCAGCCTATCGTACCGTGGTATTCCACGACACCAGCGCTAATGAATACTTTAAAGTCGGCTCAACCATTAAAACCGACCGCGAAATTGAACTCGACGGTGAGACATATCCTTACATCACCATCGAGGTTTCTTCAAAATCGCACCCGTTTTATACCGGTAAGCAAAAAACGTTCTCTACGGACGGCAGCGCAGCACGCTTCCGCAAGCGTTTTGGCGGTTTTCTCAATGCGAAGCGGGGCTAA
- the ykgO gene encoding type B 50S ribosomal protein L36: MQVLNSLRSAKQRHPDCQIVKRKGRLYVICKSNPRFKAVQGRKKRR; this comes from the coding sequence ATGCAGGTACTTAACTCATTACGCAGTGCAAAGCAGCGCCACCCGGATTGCCAGATAGTCAAACGCAAGGGACGCTTATACGTGATTTGCAAATCTAATCCGCGCTTTAAGGCGGTTCAGGGACGTAAAAAAAGACGCTAA
- a CDS encoding GNAT family N-acetyltransferase, translating into MNTFNAFGQPVGEALIDWQPRQHPSRVVLQGHYCRLEPLRVEHAHALFSAYSLAEDTRSWTWLLREPDATAEEFADWVASVSELSDPIHFTVMDNRTQSPVGTLSLMRIDPKNGVVEVGHVHFSPLLSRTPGSTEAQYLLMRYVFDTLGYRRYEWKCNSLNEPSRKAALRLGFQFEGHFRQALVIKGRNRDTDWFSILDKEWPALANAFESWLATDNFTADGKQKRSLESWRETRV; encoded by the coding sequence ATGAATACATTCAATGCGTTTGGGCAGCCCGTAGGTGAAGCCCTTATCGACTGGCAGCCTCGTCAGCACCCGTCCCGAGTGGTCCTTCAGGGTCACTATTGTCGGCTTGAGCCGCTGCGCGTGGAGCATGCCCATGCGTTGTTCTCCGCCTATTCCCTGGCCGAAGATACCCGCAGCTGGACGTGGCTGCTGCGTGAACCCGATGCCACCGCAGAGGAGTTTGCCGACTGGGTGGCGAGCGTGAGTGAGTTATCCGATCCCATCCACTTTACCGTTATGGATAACCGGACCCAGTCCCCCGTCGGGACGCTGTCCCTGATGCGGATCGATCCTAAAAACGGCGTCGTGGAAGTGGGGCACGTTCACTTCTCTCCTCTGTTAAGCCGCACGCCAGGGTCGACAGAAGCGCAGTATCTGCTGATGCGGTACGTGTTCGATACCCTGGGGTACCGGCGTTATGAATGGAAGTGCAATAGCCTGAACGAGCCTTCCCGCAAAGCGGCGCTGCGTCTGGGCTTTCAGTTTGAGGGGCACTTTCGTCAGGCGCTGGTCATAAAAGGCCGTAACCGGGATACCGACTGGTTTTCGATTCTCGATAAAGAGTGGCCGGCGCTGGCTAACGCCTTTGAAAGCTGGCTTGCCACCGACAATTTTACTGCCGATGGCAAACAGAAAAGATCCCTGGAAAGCTGGCGAGAAACGCGCGTTTAG
- the pdxR gene encoding MocR-like pyridoxine biosynthesis transcription factor PdxR: protein MNIPGDELYALLHAALKKRGQETLQRALYLALREAILGGRLRSGSQLPGSRTLAQQISVSRNTVNAALDQLTLEGYLLRNRQGTRVGQFAHRTITRALPDPDVRLTKRVALLPAPVQRDTPVMAFTPGTPAINYFPLPLWRRLYDRVLREEGSALLGYGDPAGEPSLRAAIARHLALSRGIDCDASQIVITEGALEGVNLCTMLLSEPGDVVWVENPGYSGAKSAFVKTGLAMTGIPVDDEGMCWEGLDAPAPSLIFTSPSHQFPYGSVLSARRRLALLELARQHNAWIIEDDYDSEFRYAGEPVPAMLGMVNNAPVVYLGTFSKTLFPSLRMGFMVLPPALAKAARPAIGSLLRGGHRAEQRTLALFIEEGHYARHLAAMRRLYRKRYRQLREVLGAELHSPHRILAGEGGMHLALAIDGIDDQRLVEQARAFQLAPAALSGYYLEAKQGQTGLVLGYGNTSASQFAPGIRRLQTLITQQQGGKG from the coding sequence ATGAATATACCGGGTGATGAGCTTTACGCTTTGCTCCATGCTGCGCTGAAAAAGCGTGGGCAAGAGACGCTCCAGCGCGCGCTCTATCTCGCTTTGCGGGAGGCCATTCTGGGCGGAAGGCTTCGGTCCGGCAGCCAGCTGCCCGGTTCGCGAACGCTGGCGCAGCAGATCTCGGTTTCCCGAAACACCGTCAATGCGGCGCTGGACCAGCTCACGCTCGAAGGCTATTTGCTGCGTAACCGTCAGGGTACGCGGGTGGGGCAATTCGCTCATCGTACGATTACCCGGGCATTGCCGGATCCTGACGTCAGGCTGACAAAACGGGTCGCCCTGCTGCCCGCGCCTGTGCAGCGCGACACCCCGGTGATGGCGTTTACGCCGGGAACGCCTGCCATTAACTATTTCCCCTTGCCGCTGTGGCGGCGATTGTACGATCGCGTCCTGCGCGAGGAGGGGAGTGCCCTGTTAGGCTATGGCGACCCGGCCGGCGAGCCGTCGCTGCGGGCCGCGATTGCCCGGCATCTCGCCCTGTCCCGCGGTATCGACTGCGACGCCAGCCAGATAGTGATAACCGAAGGAGCGCTTGAGGGCGTCAATCTCTGCACGATGCTGTTAAGCGAGCCTGGCGATGTCGTCTGGGTAGAAAACCCCGGCTATAGCGGGGCAAAGAGTGCGTTTGTTAAAACCGGCCTGGCAATGACGGGAATACCGGTAGATGACGAGGGAATGTGCTGGGAAGGGCTGGATGCGCCCGCTCCTTCACTGATTTTTACCTCACCTTCGCATCAGTTCCCTTACGGGAGCGTGCTCAGCGCGCGGCGGCGGCTGGCGCTGCTGGAGCTGGCCCGGCAGCACAACGCGTGGATCATTGAAGACGATTACGACAGCGAGTTCCGCTATGCCGGTGAGCCCGTACCGGCGATGCTGGGAATGGTCAACAATGCCCCTGTTGTGTATCTGGGGACGTTCAGTAAAACGCTGTTTCCATCGCTCAGAATGGGGTTCATGGTGTTACCGCCAGCTCTGGCGAAAGCGGCTCGCCCGGCCATCGGCTCGCTGTTGCGCGGAGGGCATCGTGCGGAGCAGCGTACCCTGGCGCTGTTTATTGAAGAAGGTCATTACGCCCGTCATCTTGCCGCCATGCGTCGGCTCTACCGTAAGCGCTACCGCCAGCTGCGGGAGGTGCTGGGCGCAGAGCTGCATTCTCCGCACCGCATTCTGGCAGGCGAAGGGGGAATGCATCTGGCGCTGGCGATAGACGGTATTGACGACCAGAGGCTGGTGGAGCAGGCGAGGGCGTTTCAGCTGGCACCCGCTGCGCTGAGCGGGTACTACCTGGAGGCGAAGCAGGGGCAAACCGGTCTGGTTTTAGGTTACGGCAATACCTCTGCTTCTCAGTTTGCGCCGGGGATCCGACGTCTGCAGACGTTAATTACGCAGCAGCAGGGCGGGAAAGGGTAA
- a CDS encoding YlaC family protein, producing the protein MTEIQRLLTATIDDLNLREKRDNRPRFSISFIRKHPGLFVAMYAAWLATLVVMLTSETLVDSVWLLVVLFVVFNAFFFFDVNPRYRYEDIDVLDFRVCYNGEWYNTRYVPEELIENIMHSPAVEAGQKEKLQKMVSTKGQLSFYDVFTLSRPAAA; encoded by the coding sequence ATGACCGAGATACAGCGCCTGCTTACCGCCACCATCGACGATCTCAACCTCCGCGAAAAGCGCGACAATCGCCCGCGCTTTAGCATTAGCTTTATTCGCAAACATCCTGGACTGTTTGTCGCCATGTATGCCGCCTGGCTGGCGACGCTTGTTGTGATGCTGACATCCGAAACGCTGGTGGACTCCGTCTGGCTGCTGGTTGTACTGTTTGTCGTCTTTAACGCCTTTTTCTTTTTCGACGTGAATCCGCGCTACCGTTACGAAGATATCGACGTGCTCGATTTCCGGGTCTGCTACAACGGCGAATGGTACAACACGCGTTACGTGCCAGAAGAGCTGATCGAAAACATTATGCACTCTCCGGCGGTTGAAGCCGGGCAAAAAGAGAAGCTGCAGAAAATGGTCTCCACCAAAGGTCAGCTCTCTTTCTATGATGTCTTTACCCTTTCCCGCCCTGCTGCTGCGTAA